Sequence from the Tripterygium wilfordii isolate XIE 37 chromosome 10, ASM1340144v1, whole genome shotgun sequence genome:
TAGGATTGCCTGTTGTATCTTCCTCTAATTGACGACTTCTTGGTGCCCTGACAATCACTTATTTTGCCATTCAAAAACTCAACAATTATCCTCTTGTACTGGTTTTGTCCTTGTAAGAACATTTCAACTAGTCTTTTATGGTTGGTGAAGTAGAGATTGCCTCTGTTTACAGCAAGATGTGCTTCggtttaccatttttttttaaaatatgctATTTCTTGATTTTGTGCATAAGCTCAGCTCCTGACAAATTTATTTCCAATTTGGCAGAGGAGTCAACCGTATTGGTAGAATGTCAGGGAGAAAGCAAGGGAAGAAGCCTAATACTCGAAGAAGCAACAGATACGATACTATTCTGCAGTTCTATTGTCTACGATCTAGCCTATCAGGCTGCAACCATAGCAATCGAAAAGGAATCTTCTGACCCTGTAGAAAATTTCCAGCCAACTGTCACGATCTTGGGGAAATTCAACTTTGGCAAGAACGACCAACATGGCAGAAACATTGCAAGACGCAGCCCAAAATCCCAGAAAGTGAGGCAGAGACGATTGGAAGCTGATGTGAAAACCCCTTCAAAGAAAGCTGAGAACGATGAGAATGTTGACGAATCTATGATGCAAAATGTTGGGCTTCCCAAAAAGATGGACAGTACGAAGCAGCCTCAGAAGCTGGAATCCAAGTGCAATTGCACAATAATGTGAGTCATTCATTCTACCATACAACCCTGCTCTTCCCTCCAGTTAGATGGAGGAGAATGCTGAGTGCTTGTAATGTGACTGGTTTTGTGTGTGAAGGGCTTTTGGATTATTGCCAATTTGTTTCTTCTTATTCATTCCAATTTATTTGTATGAAACACCACATCATGTTGGTGACATAATTGTAAAGCTGTTTATTGTAATTAGGTTAGTGATAAGCATTGGAAGTTTGTGTTTTCTCCGGTGGCAGCTTTCTTGTAGTTATTATATTTTGGTTCAAAAATCGTCCAGCTGCACTTGCCTGTACTTGGATTTTGGAGCACAAAATTAATAAGTTATTTTCTAAATACTGGCAATGGGAACTGTCCTCAGTGTGGTACCCGGCTCAAGTGAGCCCTGGAACGGTATTCAGCATTTGTAGTACCCGGCTCGAGTGACGGTGTGAGTGGGGCTATGCGCTTCTATAGTGCAAGTTTAGTTTTATTGAGCAAGCTATAAAGTGGTGAAGAGGCTCAGTACTCTAAATCCTACATCGTCCAAGGAAAGAAGTAAAATGCATAATATGATAGACAAAACTTCCAAACTAGTAACAGATAATTGTCTGGGCTTAAATCAATGAGTTGGTACTAAGCCTAAGAAGACAAAACCGTGCAAGTCCATTTGAACTGACGCAAAGCaaacaaagtgttactagttCAAAAGGCGTACTGCTTAAATTTGCTTCACATTCAGAGAGGAACTTATCCAAACAGTGCAAGTCCATATGAACTGACGCAAAGCGGACAAAATGTTACTAGTTCAAAAGGCATACTGCTTAAATTTGCTTCACATTCAGAAGGAACTTATCcgagaagcaaaaacaaaataacacaaattctgttaaattataaatatacacAAAAAATAATTCCACGAGTTCGAAATTCATATCACTCCTTTGATACATTTTTGATTGTTTAGCTGAAAAATAAGAGATCTCATTGCCATGTCAGGAAATTCTGAACCATACACTCTGGTTCATGAATTGTCATGGCTCAGATCAGGTGACATTATTCTCCAACATTTAAGCATGAGGAAAATTCCATCTTATTCAAAGAATCGAAGAATCAATTGATGGTGTTTTGTCTACTGGGTAGAATTTACGCCCAAAATGGCAGAGAAAACCCTTCTCATCTCCAAACTAGGATCGCGAACAGCACCCGACTTCACACTCCAAGCAATGTGCTCATCAGGACGGACTAAAATGGCGCCTTTCTCTGTCATTTGACAGATATTCCACCATGACAAAGGatttgatgagcttttaacttcCGCGACATCTATGTAGTTGTCCCAAGGTGCCAATGCCCCCTTACTTCCTATGTCGACGCCTCCAGCAGTATCAGCTGACCAAAATACGCAAACTCTAACAGAAACCTTAAATTCCTCCGCCACCTTGAACGCAGCTCGTGCAAGATGGTAGGATGAATCTATTGGCGCTATTATGAGGAGGAACTCAACTTTATCTCCAGACACCATATCCAAGGTAGAAATGCTCTCCTGCCATAAactcaaaaatgttaaaatagaaaaatagtcTACACATCTTCATCCGGATGAATTCAGTGTCTATTGTAAACACATGACCTGATGGTTGGAATCAGAAACCATCAATGAAAAGAAGTTGGTTGCTCTCAGGGGAAGGGAGAACTGATGTTTGAAACCGTCAatcaattgcagaaaaaagcaCAAAGGCCTGTATGCGGGATGGCAACAGGACCGAAAAAGGTAGATTCAGTTAAGGTGACCACTCCCCCAACAATATCACAGGTAAAGAAGTCCGATGTCAATACTTTCCAGCTACATACCTCATTAGACGAATTTGACAATAGCCTCACTTGCATATGGGGGATCCTACAACCAGGATCTGCACAAGGGACATAATCCCTTCGACGACCGGTAGGTGCTTCAGGAACAACTGTTGCACTACCACAGTCCGGAATGAGAGCTCCTTTGCGGTACCTACACTAGTAGCACAGATGAGTCAGATATTCTAAAAAACCATCtcaaacaaatgaaaaactATTCTCTGTCTGATTTTATTTCTCATGACATGGTAAAAATACCGGAAACCGAGATCTTCAGCAGGGAACTGGAGTTGAAGGCTCTTGCCTTCTTCAAATATATGCCTTAGTTTTGCAAGCCTCGAAGACCCAAGTGGGTTATTTTCATTTAGCAAAGATTCTGAAAGTTGAGCACGACCTAACGTAAAAATTCCATCCAGAACTGCCCTCTGTAATCCAGATGGTAGAATGGAACCCACCCCTTCATTTATAATATGATGCACTGAAAAAGCAGCCAAATAAAAGATAATCACATGTCACTAACAAGCATGACCATGCAAGCATCTAGCAACCCAAAAGATTTGACTCACTAatgaaaacaggaaaaaaaaattcagagcaATGCAATGAGTGTGTTGGGTTACCTGAGTTTGCAACAGTTGGATCAAGACCTAGTGCAGCAGGAACTGCCATGGCTGCTCTAAAGTTTTGAACACTAAGCTTTGTATTGAAAATGGCAATCTAACACAATAAAGTTAAGGAGGTCAAGGACTCATCGAACTTCAGTAGGAAAACCTAATGGAAACCAATTGAAAAAGATAATAACAATACCGGCCTACGTTCAGTTTCATAAGTATGAATCAGTGAAGATGGAGCAATTCCCTTTACTATAGAAGCAATTTTCCATGCCAGATTATGAGCATCCTGAATGCCAGTATTCATTCCTGCATAAATCACATAAACAGAGGAATGCAATTAACTATCAGTTGTGATGCGTAGAACCACCTTAGTATCTAATATTGTGCCATCAGTACGCTCCAAATATGAAGGCTTTGGAAACTCATTCACTGTTACACACAGAAAGAGGGCAAAATGCGGATCGGACTGATGGACTTTATGTTCACAAAAATGTAGCTATTAGTATCGACTCTGAGTCAGTATCATCAATATATAAATCCACAAATCATTCCAATAGACTCCTTGATTGTcttgaaaacagaaaaacacACAACCCATATGACTTTCACTAAAGAGCGCCACTCACCAAAACCACCAGCCGGAGGAAACCGATGTGCAGCATCACCAGCAAGAATTATTCGATTGTCACACCACACAAACTTCTCAGAAACTTCAGCATGCATGACCCAAGGCTTTACATCTATTACATCTAAATCTAAAAGCTCCCGACCAACCAATGTGTATATAAGCTTCTTGCACATCTGCAAGAAGTTAAatactttggaaaaaaaattacttgCAACAGAAAAGCCATTAGGTGACATGGAAAAGAAGTCATTAAAAGTAAATCTAAATGCTATGTCCTGCAGTTAATCAACAAGCTTGTCAAAAGTATGATAGCATGAAATGGTTTCACATTCGCTCAACCTCACTCTATCATTAGTCCTTGACCGCATAATGGTAGCAGATGAGGgataaaataattaatctgaATAATCTATTGTAAACTGATGAATTATATACCTTGTGGTTGAAATCTTCAAGGTTTTGCTGAGGAGGATAGTATGGCATCTACAAGATAGGAAGCAGTAAATTATTTATTAGTTAGTTTCTGGTGCACAATACACAATACAgtaatattaaattttttgaacGATAGCAATGTGGCATTACATTGACATATAATATGCTAACACATCTTAGGGTCTTAGTTACCTGCAATACAAATTCTCCTGTCATGAGATCATGGGCAACAAGGACCCCAATAGCTTCAGTGTTGAAGATAAAGAACAGCATCCCAGGCCTTTCATTGATCAAGTACTGACCAAGCTCTCTGCTCATAAAATGAACACTGACAAGCTTTTGCAAGTCTGTTTCACCTTGCAAATTGATTCCTACAAGCTTTCTTACAGTACTGCCAGCACCATCTGTACCAACTAGGATATTGCATGGGATAGTTCTCTCCACATACTTCCCATCGTTGAGGTAAGAAGTCGTCACAGTAACCAAT
This genomic interval carries:
- the LOC120006942 gene encoding putative polyketide hydroxylase isoform X1; this encodes MAHIGFIRGFTTLYKAKARTKAYPFGYFQCRALSVSANSNNGPDDSVLPVLIVGAGPVGLVLSILLTKLGVKCTVLEKSKSFSKHPQAHFINNRSMEVFRKLDGLAEEIQSNQPPVDLWRKFIYCTSLTGSILGSVDHMQPQDFEQLVSPVSVAHFSQYKLVRLLLKQLQNLSFNVVTPEHSEGLSNWSLGGKELLMGHECVSIDATDQLVTVTTSYLNDGKYVERTIPCNILVGTDGAGSTVRKLVGINLQGETDLQKLVSVHFMSRELGQYLINERPGMLFFIFNTEAIGVLVAHDLMTGEFVLQMPYYPPQQNLEDFNHKMCKKLIYTLVGRELLDLDVIDVKPWVMHAEVSEKFVWCDNRIILAGDAAHRFPPAGGFGMNTGIQDAHNLAWKIASIVKGIAPSSLIHTYETERRPIAIFNTKLSVQNFRAAMAVPAALGLDPTVANSVHHIINEGVGSILPSGLQRAVLDGIFTLGRAQLSESLLNENNPLGSSRLAKLRHIFEEGKSLQLQFPAEDLGFRYRKGALIPDCGSATVVPEAPTGRRRDYVPCADPGCRIPHMQVRLLSNSSNEESISTLDMVSGDKVEFLLIIAPIDSSYHLARAAFKVAEEFKVSVRVCVFWSADTAGGVDIGSKGALAPWDNYIDVAEVKSSSNPLSWWNICQMTEKGAILVRPDEHIAWSVKSGAVRDPSLEMRRVFSAILGVNSTQ
- the LOC120006942 gene encoding putative polyketide hydroxylase isoform X2, producing MAHIGFIRGFTTLYKAKARTKAYPFGYFQCRALSVSANSNNGPDDSVLPVLIVGAGPVGLVLSILLTKLGVKCTVLEKSKSFSKHPQAHFINNRSMEVFRKLDGLAEEIQSNQPPVDLWRKFIYCTSLTGSILGSVDHMQPQDFEQLVSPVSVAHFSQYKLVRLLLKQLQNLSFNVVTPEHSEGLSNWSLGGKELLMGHECVSIDATDQLVTVTTSYLNDGKYVERTIPCNILVGTDGAGSTVRKLVGINLQGETDLQKLVSVHFMSRELGQYLINERPGMLFFIFNTEAIGVLVAHDLMTGEFVLQMPYYPPQQNLEDFNHKMCKKLIYTLVGRELLDLDVIDVKPWVMHAEVSEKFVWCDNRIILAGDAAHRFPPAGGFGMNTGIQDAHNLAWKIASIVKGIAPSSLIHTYETERRPIAIFNTKLSVQNFRAAMAVPAALGLDPTVANSVHHIINEGVGSILPSGLQRAVLDGIFTLGRAQLSESLLNENNPLGSSRLAKLRHIFEEGKSLQLQFPAEDLGFRYRKGALIPDCGSATVVPEAPTGRRRDYVPCADPGCRIPHMQVRLLSNSSNEAFVLFSAID